In Piliocolobus tephrosceles isolate RC106 chromosome 6, ASM277652v3, whole genome shotgun sequence, the following are encoded in one genomic region:
- the CLPX gene encoding ATP-dependent Clp protease ATP-binding subunit clpX-like, mitochondrial isoform X1: MPSCGACTCGAAAARFITSSLASAQRGISGGRIHISVLGRLGTFETQILRRAPLRSFTETPAYFASKDGISKDGSGDGNKKSASEGSGKKSGSGNSGKGGNQLRCPKCGDLCTHVETFVSSTRFVKCEKCHHFFVVLSEADSKKSIIKEPESAAEAVKLAFQQKPPPPPKKIYNYLDKYVVGQSFAKKVLSVAVYNHYKRIYNNIPANLRQQAEVEKQTSLTPRELEIRRREDEYRFTKLLQIAGISPHGNALGASMQQQVNQQIPQEKRGGEVLDSSHDDIKLEKSNILLLGPTGSGKTLLAQTLAKCLDVPFAICDCTTLTQAGYVGEDIESVIAKLLQDANYNVEKAQQGIVFLDEVDKIGSVPGIHQLRDVGGEGVQQGLLKLLEGTIVNVPEKNSRKLRGETVQVDTTNILFVASGAFNGLDRIISRRKNEKYLGFGTPSNLGKGRRAAAAADLANRSGESNTHQDIEEKDRLLRHVEARDLIEFGMIPEFVGRLPVVVPLHSLDEKTLVQILTEPRNAVIPQYQALFSMDKCELNVTEDALKAIARLALERKTGARGLRSIMVSWHYFLKTIISWSEF; this comes from the exons ATGCCCAGCTGCGGTGCTTGTACTTGCGGCGCAGCGGCCGCCCGGTTCATCACCTCCTCACTCGCTTCCGCGCAGAGAG gtaTTTCTGGTGGTCGCATTCATATATCAGTTTTAGGAAGGCTTGGGACATTTGAAACTCAGATTCTGCGAAGAGCTCCTCTTAGATCCTTTACAGAAACACCAGCATACTTTGCCTCAAAAGATGGGATAAGTAAAGATGGTTCTGGAGATGGAAATAAg AAATCAGCAAGTGAAGGAAGTGGTAAGAAATCAGGCTCTGGGAATTCTGGGAAAGGTGGAAATCAGCTGCGCTGTCCTAAATGTGGCGACTTGTGCACACATGTAGAGACCTTTGTGT CATCCACCCGTTTTGTCAAGTGTGAAAAATGTCATCATTTTTTTGTTGTGCTATCTGAAGCAGACTCAAAGAAAAGCATAATTAAAGAACCTGAATCAGCAGCAGAAGCTGTAAAATTGGCATTCCAACAGAAACCACCACCTCCCCCTAAGAAG ATTTATAACTACCTCGACAAGTATGTTGTTGGCCAGTCATTTGCTAAGAAGGTGCTTTCAGTTGCTGTGTACAATCATTATAAGAGAATATATAATAATATCCCAGCTAATCTGAGACAGCAAGCAGAGGTTGAGAAGCAGACATCATTAACACCAAGAG AGTTAGAAATAAGAAGACGGGAGGATGAGTACAGATTTACAA aattgctTCAGATTGCTGGAATTAGCCCACATGGTAATGCTTTAGGAGCATCAATGCAGCAACAGGTAAATCAACAAATACCTCAGGAAAAACGAGGAGGTGAAGTATTGGATTCTTCTCATGATGacataaaacttgaaaaaagtaatattttgctgCTTGGACCAACTGGGTCAG GTAAAACTCTGCTGGCACAAACCCTAGCTAAATGCCTTGATGTCCCTTTTGCTATCTGTGACTGTACAACTTTGACTCAGGCTGGATATGTAGGCGAGGATATTGAATCTGTGATTGCCAAACTACTCCAAGATGCCAATTATAATGTGGAAAAAGCACAACAAG GAATTGTCTTTCTGGATGAAGTAGATAAGATTGGCAGTGTGCCAGGCATTCATCAGTTACGGGATGTAGGTGGAGAAGGCGTTCAGCAA ggCTTATTAAAACTACTAGAAGGCACAATAGTCAATGTTCCAGAAAAGAATTCCCGAAAGCTCCGTGGAGAAACAGTACAAGTTGATACAACAAACATCCTGTTTGTTGCATCTGGTGCTTTCAATGGTTTAGACAGAATCATCAgcaggaggaaaaatgaaaag TATCTTGGATTTGGAACACCATCTAATCTGGGAAAAGGCAGAAGGGCTGCAGCTGCTGCAGACCTTGCTAATCGAAGTGGGGAATCAAATACTCACCAAGACATTGAAGAAAAAGATCGGTTATTGCGTCATGTGGAAGCCAGAGATCTGATTGAGTTTGGCATGATTCCTGAGTTTGTGGGACGGTTGCCTGTGGTGGTTCCATTGCATAGCCTAGATGAGAAAACACTTGTACAAATACTAACTGAGCCACGAAATGCTGTTATTCCTCAGTACCAGGCCTTATTCAGCATGGATAag TGTGAACTGAATGTTACTGAGGATGCTTTGAAAGCTATAGCCAGATTGGCACTAGAACGAAAAACAGGTGCACGAGGCCTTCGGTCCATAATGGTGAGTTGGcattattttctgaaaacaattatttcttgGTCTGAGTTTTGA
- the CLPX gene encoding ATP-dependent Clp protease ATP-binding subunit clpX-like, mitochondrial isoform X2, giving the protein MPSCGACTCGAAAARFITSSLASAQRGISGGRIHISVLGRLGTFETQILRRAPLRSFTETPAYFASKDGISKDGSGDGNKKSASEGSGKKSGSGNSGKGGNQLRCPKCGDLCTHVETFVSSTRFVKCEKCHHFFVVLSEADSKKSIIKEPESAAEAVKLAFQQKPPPPPKKIYNYLDKYVVGQSFAKKVLSVAVYNHYKRIYNNIPANLRQQAEVEKQTSLTPRELLQIAGISPHGNALGASMQQQVNQQIPQEKRGGEVLDSSHDDIKLEKSNILLLGPTGSGKTLLAQTLAKCLDVPFAICDCTTLTQAGYVGEDIESVIAKLLQDANYNVEKAQQGIVFLDEVDKIGSVPGIHQLRDVGGEGVQQGLLKLLEGTIVNVPEKNSRKLRGETVQVDTTNILFVASGAFNGLDRIISRRKNEKYLGFGTPSNLGKGRRAAAAADLANRSGESNTHQDIEEKDRLLRHVEARDLIEFGMIPEFVGRLPVVVPLHSLDEKTLVQILTEPRNAVIPQYQALFSMDKCELNVTEDALKAIARLALERKTGARGLRSIMVSWHYFLKTIISWSEF; this is encoded by the exons ATGCCCAGCTGCGGTGCTTGTACTTGCGGCGCAGCGGCCGCCCGGTTCATCACCTCCTCACTCGCTTCCGCGCAGAGAG gtaTTTCTGGTGGTCGCATTCATATATCAGTTTTAGGAAGGCTTGGGACATTTGAAACTCAGATTCTGCGAAGAGCTCCTCTTAGATCCTTTACAGAAACACCAGCATACTTTGCCTCAAAAGATGGGATAAGTAAAGATGGTTCTGGAGATGGAAATAAg AAATCAGCAAGTGAAGGAAGTGGTAAGAAATCAGGCTCTGGGAATTCTGGGAAAGGTGGAAATCAGCTGCGCTGTCCTAAATGTGGCGACTTGTGCACACATGTAGAGACCTTTGTGT CATCCACCCGTTTTGTCAAGTGTGAAAAATGTCATCATTTTTTTGTTGTGCTATCTGAAGCAGACTCAAAGAAAAGCATAATTAAAGAACCTGAATCAGCAGCAGAAGCTGTAAAATTGGCATTCCAACAGAAACCACCACCTCCCCCTAAGAAG ATTTATAACTACCTCGACAAGTATGTTGTTGGCCAGTCATTTGCTAAGAAGGTGCTTTCAGTTGCTGTGTACAATCATTATAAGAGAATATATAATAATATCCCAGCTAATCTGAGACAGCAAGCAGAGGTTGAGAAGCAGACATCATTAACACCAAGAG aattgctTCAGATTGCTGGAATTAGCCCACATGGTAATGCTTTAGGAGCATCAATGCAGCAACAGGTAAATCAACAAATACCTCAGGAAAAACGAGGAGGTGAAGTATTGGATTCTTCTCATGATGacataaaacttgaaaaaagtaatattttgctgCTTGGACCAACTGGGTCAG GTAAAACTCTGCTGGCACAAACCCTAGCTAAATGCCTTGATGTCCCTTTTGCTATCTGTGACTGTACAACTTTGACTCAGGCTGGATATGTAGGCGAGGATATTGAATCTGTGATTGCCAAACTACTCCAAGATGCCAATTATAATGTGGAAAAAGCACAACAAG GAATTGTCTTTCTGGATGAAGTAGATAAGATTGGCAGTGTGCCAGGCATTCATCAGTTACGGGATGTAGGTGGAGAAGGCGTTCAGCAA ggCTTATTAAAACTACTAGAAGGCACAATAGTCAATGTTCCAGAAAAGAATTCCCGAAAGCTCCGTGGAGAAACAGTACAAGTTGATACAACAAACATCCTGTTTGTTGCATCTGGTGCTTTCAATGGTTTAGACAGAATCATCAgcaggaggaaaaatgaaaag TATCTTGGATTTGGAACACCATCTAATCTGGGAAAAGGCAGAAGGGCTGCAGCTGCTGCAGACCTTGCTAATCGAAGTGGGGAATCAAATACTCACCAAGACATTGAAGAAAAAGATCGGTTATTGCGTCATGTGGAAGCCAGAGATCTGATTGAGTTTGGCATGATTCCTGAGTTTGTGGGACGGTTGCCTGTGGTGGTTCCATTGCATAGCCTAGATGAGAAAACACTTGTACAAATACTAACTGAGCCACGAAATGCTGTTATTCCTCAGTACCAGGCCTTATTCAGCATGGATAag TGTGAACTGAATGTTACTGAGGATGCTTTGAAAGCTATAGCCAGATTGGCACTAGAACGAAAAACAGGTGCACGAGGCCTTCGGTCCATAATGGTGAGTTGGcattattttctgaaaacaattatttcttgGTCTGAGTTTTGA